The Acetomicrobium thermoterrenum DSM 13490 DNA segment GGAGGTTGAAATATAAAACACAAGTCCTGCTGCTTCCTGAAGGTGATCATTACAGGACTCGATTGACCCATACCCTGGAGGTTGCTCAGATCGCTAGGACGATTTCCAGGGCTTTGCGATTAAACGAGGACTTAACGGAAGCAGTAGCTCTGGGTCATGACCTCGGGCATACGCCATTTGGTCATATGGGAGAAGAGGCGTTGGACGTGTTGGCGCGGGAAAATGGGTTAAAGGGATTTCACCATGCCAGGCAAAGCCTGAGGATTGTTGAAATTTTGGAGAGAGAGGGCAGGGGGCTAAATCTCACTTGGGAAGTCAGGGAAGGGATATTGCAGCATAGCAAGGGGCAAATAGATGTACATAAGGGTTTGGAGCTGTCAACCCCGTCGACTCTGGAAGCCTGGGTTGTCAGAGTGAGCGATTCTATCGCTTATTTGAATCACGATCTGGATGATGCTCTAAGGGCTCGCTTGATTGCCCTGGAAGAAGTTCCAAGGGACGTGATCCGTATATTAGGCGTTGGCCATAGCCAACGGATTGGAACCTTGGTCACCGACGTTATTCAAAATAGCGGCGAAAGGGGCGTTTATTTTAGCGACACTGCCCTGGAAGCAATGGAATTGCTCAGGACGTTTCTCTTCAATCGGGTATATTCCGGGCCTCAAGCCGAGAAGGAAAGGCCCAAGGTAAGGTACGTTTTAAGCACTATATTTGACTATATTATGTCGAATATTCAAATTTTGGATTCCATGGAGTTTACCGACGTGGAGGCAAACAAAACAACACGTGTCATGGATTTCATTTCAGGCATGACCGACAGATATGCCCTGGCTTTCTTTGAAGCTATAGCGGTGCCCACGCCTTGGCCTCTCGATATTAATCTACCAACCCATACTCCTTGAGCAATTCCTGATATCGTTTTTCGATATCTTCCGGAGTAGGTTCGTGGGGTACCTTCTTGGTTACCTCAGAGGGAGGTTCGCCCTTTGGTTCCACTATTTGAGGCTTGGGAATCTCCGAAGGGAACGGGAAGGACTCCCTTTTCGAAGCTGGCTCATCAGTTCTCGGGAAAGATGCGTAGACAGGCGATTTCATCCCATATTCCGCAAGCAACAGGTCATCTCCGGATATAAGATAAAGCTTTGGTTCGTTAGGATCGTAGGCTTCTAGAAACATACTGCTATAATCTCCGTGATAAGGACAGTTTCTTGTAGGTATTTGATCGACGGGAAGCAAAATCGTTGCTCCCTTTGGGCAGCCCGGACTTACAGGATATCCAGTGTCACGACATATTTCCACCTGTAAAACCTTTTCGCCTATTATCCCCGCAAGGGAGAAATGTCTTTGCAGATCGGCAATCTTTACGGCTTGGGACATAAAATCCTTCCATACGGGGGCAGCTACGCGACCTCCGGTATTACCGTAACCAAGAGTTTTATGGTCGTCATGTCCGGCATATACGACGCATACCAGACCGGGGACGCCTCCTGCAAACCATGCGTCATGCCACTCATTAGTAGTTCCCGTCTTTCCAAAAACTTCGTAGTCGGGAATTTTGGCTGATCTTCCGGTTCCGTTGTTTACCACGTCTATCAAAAGGGATCGAAGGGAAACAGCTATTGAGGGGTCTATGGCACTTACTAGGTTTGGGCCATTTGACTCCAGGGTTTTTCCCCTGAAATCGACCACTCTTTTGATCGAGAAGGGTTCTATTCGATATCCGCCATTAGCGAAAACACTGTATGCCGTTGCTAGTTCCATTGGCGTCACGCTGGCTGACCCAAGAGCTATCGACAGGTCATAAGGCAGATAGGGGCTTCCTATGCCCATCTTTCTTGCCGTTTCGATAATTTCGTTTATACCTATCAATTGGGCAACGCGAACGGCTACCGTGTTGTAAGAATAGGTCAGCGCGTCAAGCAAGGTACACTCTCCGCTATATTTGTCTCCATAATTAGTTGGTTGCCAACCATTTGGAAAGGATAAGGGGGCGTCAAGAGCTCGATCTACAGGTCGGATGCCCTTGCTGAGGGCAGCTGTATATACGATGGGTTTAAACGCCGACCCCGGCTCTCTGTAAGCTTGGACGGCCCTGTTGAATTTACTTTTGTCGAAGTCCTTGCCTCCAACCATAGCGAGAATCTCGCCGGTATTTGGATCAATTGCCACAAGGGCCCCTTCGCTTTTGAGTTTAGATACGGCGCTTTGAGCAGCCTTTTGAAGCTCTAGGTCGAGTGTTGTGTAAATTTTCAAACCGCCTTGATATACAATTTCCGGTCCATATTTTGGGAGCAGATGATTGAATAGTACATAAGAAACGAAATATGGAGCTGGATTTTCGTTTAACGTAGGTTGCCTTTTTTTGGTGAAAGACAGTTCCGTTTCAAGAGCCCTCTCGACATCCTCCGAGGCAATTAATCCCAATTCTTCCATTCTCCTAAGTACGTAAGACTGTCTTACTTTTGCTCTATCGGGGTGCCTTAAAGGGGTGTAGTATTCCGGTCCAGGAAGCAAACCGGCTAACATGGCTGCCTCGGGTAACGTCAAAGTCAAAGGGTCCTTTCCGAAGTAGTTATAGGAAGCGGCGTATATGCCGTAGGTTCCGTGTCCCCAATATACAGTATTGAGGTACATCTCAAGGATCTGGTCCTTAGAGTAAAGCCTTTCCATTCTGTAGGCCAATATGACTTCCTTCATTTTTCGCTCCAATGTCTTCTCTCTGGAAAGAAATAAATTCCTTGCAAGTTGTTGGGTGATGGTACTACCTCCCTGAAATGTCCCTCTTTTTGTCAAATTTACCCACGCAGCCCTAATAATTCCTTTTATATCTATTCCTCTGTGATCGTAGAAATTATCGTCTTCTGCAGCTAGAACGGCCTTTATCAACCAGGGAGATATCTTCTCCAACGACACCCAGGTCCTGTTTTCCTTAAATAACCTGGCAATCTCCTTTCCGTTTCTGTCATATATCACTGTGGACAGGCTCGGATCGAAGGCGATAAGCTCTTCTGATGAAGGTAAATCGAAGGACAGCTTCAAAGCCCACCCGGCGCCGACAATAAAGAGGATGGAAAACAGAAATAGCAGACCGTATATTACGATGAGGGCAAATCGACCCTTTCTCGCATCCTTGCCGGTTTTTTTCATTTAATCAAACCTCCTGAGCACCTCTTCCTCATAACAGAAGTGATTATAACATGTTTGATATTATGGGGTTAACGGGAAGGTCCGCGAGGCATATTTGACGGGAATAAAGCTGAATGAATTTTTGTAAAAAAATGCTTTTTTTCGATTGACACACCCCCCTTGGAGGTTATAATGTAATCCGCTCTTAATTAAAGGAAGGAAACTAAAAATTCAAGCAAGGAGGGTATGCCCAATGCTACCAATTCCAACGAAATTTACCCTGGTGGTTGGCCATGGAGAAGGCGATAAGAAGTTGACCGCCTTCGACGCCGCTCTTCTGGATGCTGGCATAGGAAATATGAACCTACTGCGGGTTAGCAGTGTACTGCCTCCGAAATGTGCCTTTGAAAATGTTTTCAAACTACCTGCCGGTTCGTTGCTTCCTATAGCGTATGGATCTTTGACGAGCGATGTTCCCGGTGAAATCATCTCGGCGGCGATTGGCGTTGGGATTCCGGAAGATCCCTCTTCTTTTGGAATGATCATGGAATTTTCCGGCTTTTGCACCAAGGATGAAGCGGCGCTTAAGGTGGAGGAAATGGTCCGTGAAGCATTTGCAATGCGTAGTTTGGCCTTGAAAGAGGTAAAGGTCAAGTCAATAGAGCATAAAGTAGAACGATGCGGTTCTGTAATCGCGGCATGCCCTCTCTTTTATGAAACTACAGGTGGAGGATATTAAACGATGGGCGCGATGGAACGCAGGGTAGCAGATCTGTGGTTTACGGAATATCAAACGCCGAATCTAAGGCTTGGTCTGAGGATTAAAGATGTGCTTTTGAATAAACAATCGCCCTATCAGCACATATTGGTAGTTGATACTGATCAATACGGCAAGGTCTTGGTTTTGGACGGAGCTATTCAGCTCACCGAAACCGATGAATTCTGCTACCACGAAATGATGGCTCACTTGGTGCTATGTGCACACCCCTGTCCTGAGCGGGTATTGGTCATTGGAGGTGGGGACGGAGGAGTTGTGCGCGAGGCAATAAAGCATGAGGCCGTGAAAAAAGTAACATTAGTGGACATTGACGAAGACGTCATTAATACATCGCGGACCTTTTTCCCAAACGTTTCTTGCGCTTTAGAGGACGAGAGAGTCGAAATCAAGCCCATGGATGCCCTTTTATACGTAAAAGAGCATTTCAACGAGTTCGATATCGTAATAATCGACAGCACCGATCCCGTAGATTTTGCCAGCGGCCTTTTCGAACCAGAATTTTATAAGGATGTTCACAAGGCGTTAAAGGACGATGGGTTAATGATAGCTCAGACGGAATCCCCCTTTGCTGAGCCTAAGTTGCTCAGCGAGGCCTTTAAGGGCTTAAGAAGCGTCTTCGAAAACGTCTATTTGGCTTGGGGTGTTGTACCAACCTATCCCACCGGTTTTTGGACCTATTCAGTGGGAAGCAAAAGTATTGATCCCAGAATTCAAAGAAGATCGGCACCAAAAGGTACAAAATATTATAGTGATGATATGCATCCTTTAGCCTTTAAGTTGCCTCCCTTTGTTCGGGAAATTATAGATGGGGACAACTTGAAGGGGGCAAAAGCGGATTGACTCGATTTTTGGAGAGCGGGTCTGGTTTCGCTAGTGCCGAATGGGTGATGTTTGGCGCTCCCTCCGATGCTACGGTATCGAGAAGAGGGGGAGCTCAATATGCTCCTGATGTCATCAGATGTGAATCCCATCACATCGAGAGCTATTCTCCATCCCTCGGTGGAGATCTTAAGGACGTATCCTTTGTCGATCTGGGAAATGTCTTTCTATCGCCCGGCGATGTGCAAAGCTATTTGACGAAAGTTGAGAAGGTGGTCACTTCCTTTGCAGGCAAAGGAAAGAGGATTTTGATGATCGGAGGAGATCACCTGGTAAGTCTTGCCGGGGTTAGAGGCGTGATTTCAAAGTATTCCGATCTGCACGTACTTCATTTCGATGCCCATGCCGATCTGCGCGATTTTTATTTAGGAAGCAGATACAGCCATGCTACTGTCATGCGAAGGGTAGCCGAATGTTTGGCCAAGTCAAAAAGGTTGCACCAATTTGCGATACGTTCTGGTTCTAAGGAGGAAATCGAATGGGGGAAAAGAAACACCGATCTTCATTTGATGCAGCTATCTGAGCCTTTGAGAAAGGTGATAGACGAAATTGGCGATAGCCCCGTATATGTAAGCCTGGACATAGATGTACTGGACCCTTCTGTAGCTCCCGGAACCGGCACTCCTGAACCGAACGGCATAGGCGTTTCAGACCTTTTCGACGTCCTTAGGTATATGAAGGGATTGAACGTAGTAGGCTTTGACCTGGTAGAGATTTCTCCCCCAAATGACGTGAATAATATAACGTCTTTATTGGGGGCAAAAATTGTACGCGAGGTTTTAATCACGTTGGGAGGTGACAGCGTTGACCAATAATCAAGCGCTTGGAAGACATATTTTGATGGAAGCTTACGATTGCGAGTACGATGTGCTCGACGATATGAGGGGAATTCAAAATGCCATGATCGAAGCAGCAGAACGTACCGGTGCCACTGTAGTGGATGTGGCATTCAGGAAATTCGAACCTTACGGTGTTAGCGGTGTTGTGGTGATTTCGGAATCGCACCTGGCCATTCATACCTGGCCGGAATTTGGTTACGCTGCTATCGACCTCTTCACTTGCGGTGATAAAGCGGATCCCTGGAAAGCGTTCGAATATTTGTCCAATCATTTTAAACCGAAGAAGATAACGACAATGGAGATAAGGAGAGGTAATCTCATAGCCTCTGATAATAAAAATTGCGTATCGATTGATTCAGCAAAAGAGGCCTTCAGCGGCAAGTAAAATAACAGTTTGGATAAGAAGGACATAGACGGTGAGCGCTTTGTCCTTTTGATTTAACGGAAGCGCCCTTTTAAGCTCTGAATAAATATGATAAACTTTTGAGGTAAGTTTGTTTATTATATTTCATCCGACGGTGGTGAGAGAAGTGGATGACAGCGGCAGAAAATTGTATGTAGGCTCGGAAATCGGAAAGCTTAGAAGGGTGCTTCTTCACAGGCCCGGTTTGGAGTTGTCCCGTTTGACCATCGATAACAAGGACGAATTGCTCTTTGACGATATCCTTTGGGTGGAAGAAGCTCAGAAGGAGCACGATGCCTTCGCTGATCTGCTACGGGATAACGGCATTGAGGTAGTTTATTTTCGTAATTGCTTAGCTCATATATTGAAGGAAGACGAAACTCGTAAGTGTCTGCTCGATGAGGTGCTAGCTTTGGAGGCGCTGGATCATCATTTGAAGGAATCCCTTATCAAGGCTTTGTTTGAGATGCCTCCAGCCGAACTTTCCGAAGTACTCATTGCCGGCTTGACTGTTTCAGAGGCCAAAGATCTCGTAGGCAACGTAAAAAGCCTCTGCTTATTGACGGCGGAAGAGACTGATTTTCTGATCAAACCCCTTCCGAATGTCCTTTTTCAGCGCGACCCCTTCTCGTTTATAAAAGACGGGGTCGTTATAAGCGTCATGCGTTTCGAAGCTAGAAGGAAAGAGCCTTTATATGCAAAGTACATATTCAATCACCATCCCTATTTTTCGGGTTTGAAGATAATTTATGGAGAGGAAACGACCAATGTACACCCCTATTTCATAGAAGGCGGAGACATATTGGTTTTATCTGACGAGGTCATAGCCATTGGGATAAGCCAGAGAACAACCCCCGGAGCAATACAGGTAGTGGGGCGTAAGCTTGCAAAGGAGTTGGGCATAAAGAAAGTCTTGGCTGTTGACATTCCCAAGGTTCGAGTCTATATGCATTTGGATACAGTGTTCACAATGGTAGATAGAAACTGTTTTGTGATATATCCGGGCATTAGGGACAGCGTGCGAGTCTGGGAAATATCCTATGACGAAAATGGAAGGGTAGTAGATTTGACTGAATCTGAAGATCTTTTAGAGACCATGAAACGCAACCTGCAACTGGATACGATCAACTTCGTTCAAACCGGTGGCGGTGATCCCATTGCTGCTGCAAGAGAACAATGGAACGATGGCACAAACACCTTTGCCATAGCGCCGGGAGTGGTAGTGACATACAGGCGAAATACGGTCACAAACCAAGAGCTTAGAGCCAATGGGATAAAGGTGTATGAGATTAAAGGGGCAGAGCTTGGGCGCGGGCGAGGCGGACCTAGATGCATGTCCATGCCTTTGCTTAGAGATTAATTTGAGAAGGGGGTTGTGAGCTATGCCTGTTAATTTACGTGGACGTCATTTGCTGTGGTTGAAAGATTATCAGCCTGAGGAGATAAGGTTTCTTTTGGATTTAGCCGTTTCGCTGAAGGCAAAAAAAAGATCGGGTGTCAAGGGTAATTTGTTAGCCGGAAAAAACGTGGCATTGATTTTCGAAAAGCCATCGACGAGGACCAGATGCGCCTTTACCGTGGCCTGCCTCGACGAAGGAGGGCATGCCGAATATCTGGGCAAGAATGACATCCAACTTGGCCACAAGGAGGATGTCAGAGACACTGCCAGGGTATTGGGCAGGATGTTTGACGGAATACAGTTTAGAGGTTTTAAGCAGTCTACAGTGGAAGAACTGGCCAGATTTGCCGGTGTTCCCGTCTGGAACGGGCTTACCGATAGTTACCATCCAACGCAGGCTTTGGCCGATGTGATGACAATCCAGGAAAATTTCGGTGACGTAAAGGGATTGAAACTTGTGTACGTTGGAGACGGAAGGAACAACGTCGCCAATTCTTTGATGATAATTTCCTCCAAGTTGGGGATGCATTTCGTTATAGCTGCTCCCAAAGAGCTCTATCCTAACGAAGCGCTGCTTAAAGAGTGCAGGTCGGAAGGAGAAAAGCACGGCGCTGTTATAGAAGTCTTTGAAGATCCTCGTGAAGCCGTAAAGGGGGCTCATGCGGTCTATACTGACGTTTGGGCATCTATGGGAGAGGAGGAAAAACTTGCCGAACGTATCAAGTTGTTGAGGCCCTATCAGGTAAATAGCGATTTAATGAGTCTTGCTGACAAAGACGCCATATTTTTGCACTGCCTGCCGGCGGTCAAGGGCAACGAGGTTACTGAAGAAGTTTTTGAATCTGCGCAATCGAAGGTATTCGACGAAGCCGAAAACAGGCTTCATACTATAAAGGCTGTAATTGTAGCAACGATAGGCAATCTATAAACAATAAAGGACAAAAAAAGCGAGCAGGTATCCTGCTCGCTTTTTTCAAAGGGTTGCACTTGAGGTACTTATATGTTTACCATTGAAGTTCTTATTTCCTTTATCCCCTTTAATGAATTTAAGTCGATCAGGAATCTTTTGATCTCGTCGATTTCTCCTAATAATATGATTGCCTCAAGACAGTTGGAATGATCTATATGAACGTGGGTAGTGCAAACTATTATATGACCGTATTTGTGTTGAATGGATGTAATTTCAGAAACGGCGTCGTGTCTGTGATGGTCGTATATTACCGTTACAGTACCGCTCACTATACCTTCCTGGGATTCCCATTTAGATTGGGCTATGAAAGATCGCATCATCTGTCTCAGGGCCTCGGAACGGTTGACCATGCCATGGCTATGAAGCCATCTTTCAAATTCGTCCAACAATGATTTAGGTATGGATATGCTAAACCTAACGAGCTCTTCCATGTAGGTTTGCCTCCCTCGAAAAAAAGGTGATCTGGAAAGATGAGAAACAATTTAAGTGTAGCATTAACCGCTTTATCTGTCGAAGAATTCGCCAAAGAAGATTTAAGCAGTACAAATTTGGTTTTTATATGCCCGCTAAGCGTCGAAGGGGAAGGGCGGAATATATCCAACCTTGCCTCAAAAAAGATATGCTGGATTGCCGGTTCTACCGTCGGTCAAGACGGGCTATTGAGGCAATTTCTATATAATGATGCCGGCATTTTGGAAAAAGACAGCTTCGACGTTTATCCATTTTTTTTGTTTGGCAACAAAGTCTTGCTCCTTTCCTACGATGCATTGCAAATCCCATCGAGGTGGAAGATATATAATATGGCCCCTGATTTGTTGCTTCTTTCAAGCATTACGATCGCTGAAGAAATTGCGGAATTGAGGCTTAAGCTTAAAGCTTTGGCGGGAGATTGGAAAGTTAATATAGCCTGCGCTTTTTCCCTTCCGAAGGGAAAGCGGCGATTTGTAGCCTTTTCAGCAAAGGGAGAGGAAGTTCGTTTTCAAGATTCCGCATTTGCAGTCTGGAGGGTTTAAATTTCTGTTGTAGAATTGACTTTTATAAAGCTGTAAATATTTTCAAACCTTCCGCAACCTCTTCGTCGTCAATTGCTTCCTTAAGCTTTTCAAAGGAGGCAAAAGGCCTTTGGCTTATTATGCGAGATGCTCGGGCTCTTCCTATTCCAGGTATGGCGGTGAGGGAGCCGGGCGGGCAGCTGTTTAAATCCAGCGGGAAGGGGACGGCCGTAAGGGAACGTCTTCCGTAGTCTGTGACAGCTGCGTCAATTACGGTCCCCAGAGGTAAGGTATCATCGACAACTCCAACCAAAAGCGGATATGTAGCAAGTTGCCTGCCGAAGGAAAGATTGCCTACCTTTTCCTCGATCCGCAGATTCTTTATTATACAGCCCAATGGAGCCAGGCGTTTCAAAAGGGGTTGGTCGATTTGGCTTCTTACCCATTCTTTCCATTTTTTGTAATGGTTTTCTTTTATTCTGCTGGGATATTTGTCGATGAGAACTTTAAGAGGGGTGTTTTCAAATAGCATTGGTTTTCTGATGTTTATCCTTCGTAACATTAGTCCTTCTTCAAGGATGCGGGCCAAAAATTCGGCGTGAAGCTTTAAGGATTCGTTGCTGTCTCCTGCAAGCCCTACCAGGAAGTTCAACCCCGGTAAAAGTTTGGGCAGGCTTCTTGGGGTAGGTCTCCATCCTCCGATTTCGTTCACCACTTTTACGGCAAAGAGGGCCTCATCGAAGTTTACCTTTAAATTGTTGATATTCCTTACGAAGGGGTGTAAATTTTCGATGCCGAAGGAAAGAACATCGCCCTCGGTGTTGTATTTTGATATTATTTCAATAGCTTCTGCTGCCGCATCGGGAAAATCGACTATCGTTCTAGGGTTTGCG contains these protein-coding regions:
- the speE gene encoding polyamine aminopropyltransferase, producing MGAMERRVADLWFTEYQTPNLRLGLRIKDVLLNKQSPYQHILVVDTDQYGKVLVLDGAIQLTETDEFCYHEMMAHLVLCAHPCPERVLVIGGGDGGVVREAIKHEAVKKVTLVDIDEDVINTSRTFFPNVSCALEDERVEIKPMDALLYVKEHFNEFDIVIIDSTDPVDFASGLFEPEFYKDVHKALKDDGLMIAQTESPFAEPKLLSEAFKGLRSVFENVYLAWGVVPTYPTGFWTYSVGSKSIDPRIQRRSAPKGTKYYSDDMHPLAFKLPPFVREIIDGDNLKGAKAD
- a CDS encoding deoxyguanosinetriphosphate triphosphohydrolase; the encoded protein is MTPREVWEATERQILAPYASKSSESRGRSVPESPCPIRTCYQRDRDRIIHCKAFRRLKYKTQVLLLPEGDHYRTRLTHTLEVAQIARTISRALRLNEDLTEAVALGHDLGHTPFGHMGEEALDVLARENGLKGFHHARQSLRIVEILEREGRGLNLTWEVREGILQHSKGQIDVHKGLELSTPSTLEAWVVRVSDSIAYLNHDLDDALRARLIALEEVPRDVIRILGVGHSQRIGTLVTDVIQNSGERGVYFSDTALEAMELLRTFLFNRVYSGPQAEKERPKVRYVLSTIFDYIMSNIQILDSMEFTDVEANKTTRVMDFISGMTDRYALAFFEAIAVPTPWPLDINLPTHTP
- a CDS encoding pyruvoyl-dependent arginine decarboxylase, whose protein sequence is MLPIPTKFTLVVGHGEGDKKLTAFDAALLDAGIGNMNLLRVSSVLPPKCAFENVFKLPAGSLLPIAYGSLTSDVPGEIISAAIGVGIPEDPSSFGMIMEFSGFCTKDEAALKVEEMVREAFAMRSLALKEVKVKSIEHKVERCGSVIAACPLFYETTGGGY
- the speD gene encoding adenosylmethionine decarboxylase; the encoded protein is MTALTNNQALGRHILMEAYDCEYDVLDDMRGIQNAMIEAAERTGATVVDVAFRKFEPYGVSGVVVISESHLAIHTWPEFGYAAIDLFTCGDKADPWKAFEYLSNHFKPKKITTMEIRRGNLIASDNKNCVSIDSAKEAFSGK
- the nikR gene encoding nickel-responsive transcriptional regulator NikR, producing the protein MEELVRFSISIPKSLLDEFERWLHSHGMVNRSEALRQMMRSFIAQSKWESQEGIVSGTVTVIYDHHRHDAVSEITSIQHKYGHIIVCTTHVHIDHSNCLEAIILLGEIDEIKRFLIDLNSLKGIKEIRTSMVNI
- a CDS encoding transglycosylase domain-containing protein; translation: MKKTGKDARKGRFALIVIYGLLFLFSILFIVGAGWALKLSFDLPSSEELIAFDPSLSTVIYDRNGKEIARLFKENRTWVSLEKISPWLIKAVLAAEDDNFYDHRGIDIKGIIRAAWVNLTKRGTFQGGSTITQQLARNLFLSREKTLERKMKEVILAYRMERLYSKDQILEMYLNTVYWGHGTYGIYAASYNYFGKDPLTLTLPEAAMLAGLLPGPEYYTPLRHPDRAKVRQSYVLRRMEELGLIASEDVERALETELSFTKKRQPTLNENPAPYFVSYVLFNHLLPKYGPEIVYQGGLKIYTTLDLELQKAAQSAVSKLKSEGALVAIDPNTGEILAMVGGKDFDKSKFNRAVQAYREPGSAFKPIVYTAALSKGIRPVDRALDAPLSFPNGWQPTNYGDKYSGECTLLDALTYSYNTVAVRVAQLIGINEIIETARKMGIGSPYLPYDLSIALGSASVTPMELATAYSVFANGGYRIEPFSIKRVVDFRGKTLESNGPNLVSAIDPSIAVSLRSLLIDVVNNGTGRSAKIPDYEVFGKTGTTNEWHDAWFAGGVPGLVCVVYAGHDDHKTLGYGNTGGRVAAPVWKDFMSQAVKIADLQRHFSLAGIIGEKVLQVEICRDTGYPVSPGCPKGATILLPVDQIPTRNCPYHGDYSSMFLEAYDPNEPKLYLISGDDLLLAEYGMKSPVYASFPRTDEPASKRESFPFPSEIPKPQIVEPKGEPPSEVTKKVPHEPTPEDIEKRYQELLKEYGLVD
- a CDS encoding radical SAM protein, with the protein product MPLGLIFDGYVDEPACFGVPPYISPYVRYSAGVLKLFDYEIAYYTCDQWREDPKPVEEMLRRADVIVIVAGLSVPGRYRGGTPLLLSELQKNSSLKRRGSLFLGGPITSGYALRGGKEALAISADNIDFVVTGDPEEALYQFLTKNDVDLRARRTYEKIRLWSVLGSEVVKLHPWYPWVMAELELSRGCDKGGVPCSFCTEGTSMKIEERPISDVLDEMRALYNFGIRAFRFGRCSNILTYQGTTHDNKRKPNTYALRDLYSQAREACPQLMTLHTDNANPRTIVDFPDAAAEAIEIISKYNTEGDVLSFGIENLHPFVRNINNLKVNFDEALFAVKVVNEIGGWRPTPRSLPKLLPGLNFLVGLAGDSNESLKLHAEFLARILEEGLMLRRINIRKPMLFENTPLKVLIDKYPSRIKENHYKKWKEWVRSQIDQPLLKRLAPLGCIIKNLRIEEKVGNLSFGRQLATYPLLVGVVDDTLPLGTVIDAAVTDYGRRSLTAVPFPLDLNSCPPGSLTAIPGIGRARASRIISQRPFASFEKLKEAIDDEEVAEGLKIFTAL
- the argF gene encoding ornithine carbamoyltransferase, producing the protein MPVNLRGRHLLWLKDYQPEEIRFLLDLAVSLKAKKRSGVKGNLLAGKNVALIFEKPSTRTRCAFTVACLDEGGHAEYLGKNDIQLGHKEDVRDTARVLGRMFDGIQFRGFKQSTVEELARFAGVPVWNGLTDSYHPTQALADVMTIQENFGDVKGLKLVYVGDGRNNVANSLMIISSKLGMHFVIAAPKELYPNEALLKECRSEGEKHGAVIEVFEDPREAVKGAHAVYTDVWASMGEEEKLAERIKLLRPYQVNSDLMSLADKDAIFLHCLPAVKGNEVTEEVFESAQSKVFDEAENRLHTIKAVIVATIGNL
- the speB gene encoding agmatinase, producing MTRFLESGSGFASAEWVMFGAPSDATVSRRGGAQYAPDVIRCESHHIESYSPSLGGDLKDVSFVDLGNVFLSPGDVQSYLTKVEKVVTSFAGKGKRILMIGGDHLVSLAGVRGVISKYSDLHVLHFDAHADLRDFYLGSRYSHATVMRRVAECLAKSKRLHQFAIRSGSKEEIEWGKRNTDLHLMQLSEPLRKVIDEIGDSPVYVSLDIDVLDPSVAPGTGTPEPNGIGVSDLFDVLRYMKGLNVVGFDLVEISPPNDVNNITSLLGAKIVREVLITLGGDSVDQ
- a CDS encoding arginine deiminase — translated: MDDSGRKLYVGSEIGKLRRVLLHRPGLELSRLTIDNKDELLFDDILWVEEAQKEHDAFADLLRDNGIEVVYFRNCLAHILKEDETRKCLLDEVLALEALDHHLKESLIKALFEMPPAELSEVLIAGLTVSEAKDLVGNVKSLCLLTAEETDFLIKPLPNVLFQRDPFSFIKDGVVISVMRFEARRKEPLYAKYIFNHHPYFSGLKIIYGEETTNVHPYFIEGGDILVLSDEVIAIGISQRTTPGAIQVVGRKLAKELGIKKVLAVDIPKVRVYMHLDTVFTMVDRNCFVIYPGIRDSVRVWEISYDENGRVVDLTESEDLLETMKRNLQLDTINFVQTGGGDPIAAAREQWNDGTNTFAIAPGVVVTYRRNTVTNQELRANGIKVYEIKGAELGRGRGGPRCMSMPLLRD